A section of the Dehalobacter sp. DCM genome encodes:
- a CDS encoding SLOG family protein codes for MVILISNPKTCGFTGYRPSKLPFKYNERSIPCVHLKLLLYTETEAAIKDGYTRFICGFAMGSDTYFAEAVIALRERYPEITLEAALPCETQADRWPEMDRDRYFKLLTQCDKEIYISRQYHKGCYLERNRYIVNASQRLIAVYDGQFGGTMATVNRARVKKLELVMINPGTFQMTRENFL; via the coding sequence GTGGTAATTCTGATCAGCAATCCCAAAACCTGCGGCTTCACCGGCTACCGCCCATCAAAGCTTCCCTTTAAATACAATGAGCGCAGCATCCCCTGCGTCCACCTAAAGCTCTTACTCTACACCGAAACAGAAGCCGCGATCAAAGACGGGTATACCCGTTTTATCTGCGGCTTTGCTATGGGATCGGATACTTATTTTGCTGAAGCGGTGATCGCGTTGCGGGAACGTTACCCGGAGATTACGCTGGAGGCTGCTCTCCCCTGTGAGACTCAGGCTGATCGCTGGCCGGAAATGGATCGGGACAGATATTTTAAGCTTCTCACGCAGTGCGATAAGGAAATATATATCAGCCGTCAATATCACAAGGGTTGTTACCTGGAGCGAAACCGGTATATTGTGAATGCATCGCAGCGGTTGATTGCTGTTTACGATGGGCAGTTCGGCGGAACGATGGCCACTGTGAACCGGGCAAGGGTGAAAAAATTAGAGCTGGTGATGATCAATCCGGGCACTTTTCAAATGACGCGGGAGAACTTCCTATAA
- a CDS encoding DUF4179 domain-containing protein encodes MKNIEDFLEMKKAEMNQIEVPSALEGRLRTALNNKKRFAPRIRLKGFAAAVSLLLIMLLAINYDAIAFYGKQLLGYDYVMNGSLKQLSELGKGQPVGKRFTFPDGVSLAVDYVMLDENQLLLFYTVTDPSGHVDEDNLSPFMSINAFWGEHIQQNSQGVMNEAKTEIKYIGSFAPPKLFEKKLTLQFSETGQGSVVPGEISFSLNRNTAMGHTLKKTLHETYEVDKTSIRIDSILASPTKTVISGSIQNIFQLAMDQLSGERIRPGELTLRLIANGKEVTEQGGGMSTDMKGITFHCDFDPLPQDLNKLQLELVKFGADHDVNERFALMKTKGGEKQTLTILEQKVEINTIETSPTETRITISSEDSLILSRVYLNIDGQRVSLEQTTTDQYDKRNDGTVIHTRTLHFSGTGDTLELDVQRMTYSKDYNKTLEIPVS; translated from the coding sequence ATGAAAAATATCGAAGACTTTCTTGAAATGAAAAAAGCGGAAATGAATCAGATCGAAGTCCCTAGCGCGTTGGAAGGGAGACTTCGCACGGCCCTGAATAACAAAAAAAGATTTGCGCCAAGAATCCGATTGAAAGGTTTTGCGGCAGCGGTGAGTTTGCTTTTGATTATGCTGTTAGCCATCAATTATGATGCGATTGCTTTTTATGGCAAACAACTCCTGGGGTATGATTACGTTATGAACGGTTCTTTAAAACAACTAAGCGAATTGGGCAAAGGACAACCGGTCGGTAAACGCTTTACATTTCCGGATGGCGTCTCACTGGCAGTGGACTACGTCATGTTAGACGAGAATCAGCTTTTATTGTTTTATACCGTAACTGATCCGTCGGGGCATGTCGATGAAGACAATCTCTCACCTTTTATGTCCATCAATGCATTCTGGGGGGAACACATCCAGCAGAATTCCCAAGGGGTAATGAACGAAGCAAAAACAGAAATCAAATATATCGGCAGCTTTGCGCCACCAAAGCTTTTTGAAAAAAAACTGACGTTACAGTTTTCAGAAACAGGGCAGGGCAGCGTCGTACCAGGCGAGATCAGCTTTTCGTTGAATAGAAATACAGCCATGGGTCACACGTTGAAAAAGACGCTTCATGAAACGTATGAGGTAGATAAAACCAGCATAAGAATCGATTCGATTCTGGCTTCCCCCACCAAAACAGTGATCAGCGGGTCTATTCAAAATATTTTCCAACTTGCAATGGACCAGCTCAGCGGAGAAAGAATCAGGCCGGGTGAGCTTACCCTCAGGCTCATCGCTAACGGTAAAGAAGTCACGGAGCAAGGGGGCGGCATGAGTACCGACATGAAAGGGATAACTTTTCATTGCGATTTTGATCCGCTGCCACAGGATTTAAATAAGCTTCAACTGGAATTAGTAAAGTTTGGCGCCGATCATGATGTGAATGAGCGCTTCGCGTTAATGAAAACGAAAGGCGGAGAAAAACAAACGTTAACGATTTTAGAGCAAAAGGTTGAGATCAATACCATTGAAACCTCGCCAACAGAAACACGTATCACTATCAGCAGTGAAGACAGTCTTATTTTAAGCCGGGTTTATTTAAACATTGACGGACAGCGCGTTTCCTTGGAACAAACCACTACGGATCAATATGATAAGCGAAACGACGGCACCGTCATTCATACCAGAACGTTGCATTTCTCTGGTACTGGGGATACGCTGGAACTTGATGTCCAAAGAATGACCTATTCGAAAGACTATAATAAAACGCTTGAGATTCCCGTAAGTTAA
- a CDS encoding RNA polymerase sigma factor has product MENDAFIQMVKKAKSGDKEALIALIMSEKQAYYRLAYVYMKNQDEALDAMEDMILKVYENIKRLKDEQAFYRWSKTILVNCCKKNLTRKHKVILIQDIPEGSYEDDYDIKDEQLSIEKHWGNLNRKHQEVLKLRYYLDMDYDTIASILKIPLGTVKSRIHTGLQKLKQSMGVSNG; this is encoded by the coding sequence GTGGAAAATGATGCGTTCATTCAGATGGTCAAGAAAGCGAAATCAGGGGATAAAGAAGCACTGATTGCACTCATTATGAGTGAAAAACAGGCGTATTACCGCCTTGCTTATGTCTATATGAAAAACCAGGATGAGGCGTTGGATGCCATGGAAGATATGATTCTCAAAGTTTATGAGAATATTAAGCGATTAAAAGATGAGCAGGCTTTTTATCGTTGGAGCAAGACAATCCTCGTCAATTGCTGTAAGAAGAATTTAACCCGCAAGCATAAAGTCATCTTAATACAAGATATTCCTGAAGGTTCCTACGAAGATGATTACGATATAAAGGATGAACAGCTATCGATTGAAAAACACTGGGGAAATCTTAATCGAAAACACCAGGAAGTTCTAAAACTAAGGTATTATCTCGACATGGATTACGATACGATTGCATCTATCTTAAAGATTCCTCTGGGCACAGTAAAATCGCGGATTCACACCGGGCTTCAGAAATTAAAACAAAGCATGGGAGTGAGTAACGGATGA